Proteins co-encoded in one Arachis hypogaea cultivar Tifrunner chromosome 13, arahy.Tifrunner.gnm2.J5K5, whole genome shotgun sequence genomic window:
- the LOC112791902 gene encoding ubiquitin-conjugating enzyme E2 2 — protein sequence MSTPARKRLMRDFKRLQQDPPAGISGAPQDNNIMLWNAVIFGPDDTPWDGGTFKLTLQFTEDYPNKPPTVRFVSRMFHPNIYADGSICLDILQNQWSPIYDVAAILTSIQSLLCDPNPNSPANSEAARMFSENKREYNRRVREIVEQSWTAD from the exons ATGTCGACTCCTGCAAGGAAGAGACTGATGAGAGATTTTAAAAGATTGCAACAAGATCCTCCTGCTGGCATCAGTGGAGCTCCCCAAGACAATAATATTATGCTTTGGAATGCTGTCATCTTTGG ACCGGACGATACCCCTTGGGATGGAG GTACGTTTAAGTTGACACTTCAATTTACGGAGGATTATCCAAATAAGCCTCCTACAGTGCGTTTTGTCTCTCGAATGTTTCATCCGAATA TTTATGCAGATGGAAGTATATGCTTGGACATTTTGCAAAACCAGTGGAGCCCGATTTATGATGTAGCTGCAATACTTACCTCAATCCAG TCACTGCTGTGTGACCCAAATCCAAATTCCCCGGCAAACTCTGAGGCTGCTCGGATGTTCAGTGAAAACAAGCGCGAATACAACAGAAGAGTACGTGAGATTGTTGAGCAAAGTTGGACTGCTGATTAA
- the LOC112791901 gene encoding probable LRR receptor-like serine/threonine-protein kinase At1g14390, which produces MKRSLVLFCNLFPATILLVLLTITRSTSAQLVSSENRILFQVQKLLEYPQALQGWNNWTNFCYLPPSPSLTIVCTNGHVTELTIIGNNTSSHQILSSRFSIDSLFTVMTKFSNLKALSLVSLGLWGPLPSKINRFWSLEVLNISSNFIYGEIPPSISTLKSLKSLVLADNLFNGTVPDFKKLTFLQELNLGGNKLGPYFPSLLGQNLVSLILRNNSLRSQIPLQLIKFDKLQTLDISSNEIFGKIPSFLFSLRSLQYLNLAANQLSGNLSAKTACGSALTFVDISHNLLVGKLPSCIGSMISKGKLLYSGNCFSTRRLNDQQHPYSFCKKEVALAVKPPEKTKKENESRVKLSLLLGIIGGAVGIAAILVLLTVFIVRKSNQERSYRHRDRSVADKFYAGASPGPNTDTRRVPQTMRLSAVGMPPYCNFTSEEIEDATNNFDSTNLIGEGTQGQLYRGWLRDGAVVLVNCVKIKQKGLPHTINQNLEVLPNLRHRHLMSVLGHCVITHQENPQPTSTVFIVFEHISNVSLRDQLTDWRKRDMLKWPQRMAISIGIARGVQFLHTGVAPGIFGNNLKIENILLDDSLNAKVSRYSIPLPSKNTDQNAPNQIGSTNNAEKEDIYQLGVILLEIITGKQIKSSSEIEELKDELEKGSSEAQSVLRSAVDPCLRGTYAYESMRTAVQITINCLSKAASKRPSIEDVLWNLQYSMQVQESWTSSGNLSTKF; this is translated from the exons ATGAAGAGATCATTGGTTTTGTTCTGTAACTTGTTTCCTGCAACAATCCTTCTTGTTCTGCTTACTATAACAAGAAGTACTTCTGCACAGCTTGTAAGCAGTGAGAACAGAATCCTCTTCCAAGTTCAGAAGCTTCTAGAATATCCACAAGCCCTTCAAGGATGGAATAACTGGACCAACTTCTGCTACCTCCCTCCATCACCTTCCCTCACCATAGTCTGCACAAATGGCCATGTCACAGAACTCACCATCATTGGAAACAACACTAGTTCTCATCAAATCCTTTCATCAAGGTTCTCCATTGATTCTCTCTTCACTGTGATGACAAAGTTTTCAAATTTGAAGGCCTTATCATTGGTTTCATTAGGTCTGTGGGGTCCATTACCTTCCAAGATCAACAGGTTCTGGTCACTGGAGGTTCTCAACATTAGTTCAAACTTCATTTATGGTGAAATTCCACCATCAATATCAACATTGAAGAGCCTCAAGAGTCTTGTTTTGGCTGATAATCTCTTCAATGGAACTGTCCCAGATTTCAAAAAGCTAACTTTTCTTCAAGAGCTTAACTTGGGTGGCAACAAGCTTGGTCCTTATTTTCCTTCACTATTAGGCCAGAACCTTGTGAGTCTTATCTTGAGGAACAATTCTCTCAGATCTCAAATTCCTCTTCAACTCATAAAATTTGATAAGCTTCAGACACTTGACATCTCTTCCAATGAAATCTTTGGAAAGATtccatcttttcttttctctttgcgTTCTCTCCAGTACCTAAACTTGGCTGCAAACCAATTAAGTGGTAACCTTTCGGCAAAAACAGCATGTGGTTCTGCACTGACATTTGTGGATATCTCACACAATCTTCTAGTTGGAAAGTTGCCATCATGCATTGGTTCAATGATTTCAAAGGGCAAGCTGCTATACTCTGGGAATTGTTTTTCAACAAGAAGGTTGAATGACCAGCAGCATCCATATTCATTTTGCAAGAAAGAGGTTGCCTTAGCCGTTAAGCCACCGGAGAAAACAAAGAAGGAGAATGAATCCAGAGTGAAACTAAGTCTATTACTTGGTATAATTGGAGGTGCTGTGGGAATTGCAGCAATTCTGGTTCTACTCACTGTGTTCATTGTGAGGAAATCCAACCAAGAAAGATCATATCGTCACCGGGACAGATCCGTTGCTGATAAATTTTATGCCGGAGCATCTCCCGGACCAAACACTGATACAA GACGTGTTCCTCAGACGATGAGGCTATCTGCGGTTGGAATGCCACCATACTGTAATTTCACATCAGAAGAAATTGAAGATGCAACAAACAACTTTGACTCAACAAATCTAATAGGAGAAGGAACACAGGGCCAA CTATATAGAGGTTGGCTCAGAGATGGTGCAGTGGTCCTGGTTAACTGTGTAAAAATAAAGCAGAAGGGTTTGCCCCACACCATTAACCAGAACTTAGAGGTTTTGCCTAATTTGAGGCACAGGCATTTGATGAGTGTTCTAGGACACTGTGTCATTACTCATCAGGAAAATCCTCAACCAACAAGCACAGTCTTCATTGTCTTTGAACACATATCAAATGTGTCGCTTAGGGATCAACTTACAG ATTGGAGAAAGAGAGATATGCTGAAATGGCCACAAAGAATGGCAATCAGCATAGGCATTGCAAGAGGGGTGCAGTTCTTGCACACAGGAGTTGCTCCTGGCATTTTCGGCAACAATTTGAAGATTGAGAACATTCTATTGGATGATAGCCTCAATGCAAAAGTTAGTAGATACAGCATTCCATTGCCATCCAAG AACACTGACCAAAATGCCCCCAATCAGATTGGCAG CacaaataatgcagaaaaggaaGATATCTATCAGTTGGGTGTTATTCTTCTTGAAATTATCACTGGCAAACAAATTAAATCTTCCAGTGAAATAGAGGAGCTGAAGGATGAG CTGGAGAAAGGGTCATCAGAAGCACAGTCAGTACTAAGGAGTGCAGTTGATCCTTGCCTGAGGGGAACTTATGCATATGAATCAATGAGGACTGCAGTTCAGATCACTATCAATTGTCTCTCCAAGGCTGCTAGTAAGCGCCCTTCAATCGAGGATGTTCTGTGGAACTTGCAGTACTCGATGCAAGTTCAAGAGTCCTGGACCAGCAGTGGAAATCTCAGCACAAAGTTCTGA
- the LOC112791904 gene encoding protein IQ-DOMAIN 30 — MMGRQSARKWIRNLILGKKSSSKSNSSKPQDVLKPSSNKDMVMVVVSSEASMSPHPAPPSSSAKAITKGMVPENEVVNGSSNEKLFVIASEDEQANAEVQDAVANIGSEDHAEKINLTEAAIIAQAALRGYQARRKFEILKGMIPLQALIRGKLARREAVSALYCVKGIVKVQALARGYKVRHSAIGLQVQKTLKDTKCSNSIGRVTSTKAEKISDSVFVHKLLASSPAAVLSRQLRYEWLERWTRSRFWAPLQELKKIDEKNVLGQTVEAGEGKAKRNARKGEAVRVDKKKESSMALHSSVKENEKRKQHMTRIEDTNHSSFQRRASLPANYLKNDKNKNESSQNTTTPRVPSYMAPTESAKAKLNSPRFGNDLVLDRNGISRRLSLSFSLNGKLGMAKVDNRSLSSSRDWTVSDKLIQPQWRR, encoded by the exons ATGATGGGAAGACAAAGTGCTAGAAAGTGGATTAGAAACTTAATTCTGGGCAAGAAATCATCATCGAAGTCTAATTCATCAAAACCCCAAGATGTTCTT AAACCTTCAAGTAACAAGGatatggtgatggtggtggtgtctTCTGAGGCATCAATGTCTCCTCATCCAGCCCCTCCAAGTTCTTCAGCTAAAGCCATAACAAAAGGAATGGTACCAGAAAATGAGGTAGTTAATGGATCATCAAATGAAAAGCTTTTTGTTATTGCAAGTGAAGATGAACAGGCCAATGCAGAAGTACAAGATGCTGTTGCTAATATTGGATCTGAGGATCATGCTGAgaaaatcaaccttacagaggcAGCTATAATAGCTCAAGCAGCTCTTAGAGGCTATCAG GCACGCAGAAAGTTTGAGATACTGAAAGGGATGATACCCCTTCAAGCTCTTATTCGTGGCAAGTTGGCTCGAAGAGAAGCTGTTTCTGCTCTATACTGTGTTAAGGGAATAGTTAAAGTTCAAGCACTCGCTCGTGGTTATAAAGTTAGGCACTCTGCTATTGGTCTTCAAGTGCAGAAAACTCTTAAG GATACTAAATGTTCAAATTCCATTGGGAGAGTTACATCAACAAAGGCAGAGAAGATTTCAGATAGTGTCTTTGTTCACAAG CTTCTGGCATCGTCGCCGGCGGCTGTGCTTTCCAGACAACTCAGATATGAATGGCTTGAACGTTGGACGAGATCACGATTTTGGGCACCTCTTCAAGAATTGAAGAAAATTGATGAGAAAAATGTTTTAGGCCAAACAGTAGAAGCTGGTGAGGGAAAAGCCAAAAGAAATGCAAGGAAAGGAGAAGCTGTGAGGGTTGACAAGAAAAAGGAATCAAGCATGGCATTGCATTCATCAGTTAAggaaaatgagaaaagaaaacaACACATGACAAGAATTGAGGATACTAATCATAGTAGTTTCCAGAGAAGAGCTTCACTTCCTGCTAATTATTTGAAGAATGATAAGAATAAGAATGAGTCATCACAAAACACTACTACTCCAAGAGTTCCAAGTTATATGGCTCCTACTGAGTCTGCAAAAGCTAAGCTAAACTCTCCAAGATTTGGTAATGATTTGGTATTAGACAGAAATGGTATAAGCAGGAGGCTGTCACTTTCATTTTCACTTAATGGCAAGTTAGGAATGGCAAAGGTAGATAACAGATCCCTCTCATCTTCAAGGGATTGGACAG TTTCAGATAAGTTGATCCAACCTCAGTGGAGAAGGTGA